TTTATGCACCTCTCAGTTCTTACGTTGCACCGGATACCGTTTCTTTGTCTCTCTGTAAATCCTGACCAGTTTGAGTGTAATTATGTAGCCTGTAATGGCTAAAATAACAGTCAGAATCACATTTCCGATAATATATGGGAGAAGGATATCTTTGCCTATCAGCTCGCCGAGGCTCTTTGCGTTATTTTTATAAAGCTCCCATTCAGCCTGTATATTCGACCAACCCTTTCCGAGAAATAGCCCGCCAATTGCGTAACTCAACATCCAGAAAAAAGGAGCTACCCATGGGTTCATGATAAAGGTGCCCAGGATGGCTGAGAGCCTGTTAGCCCTGAGGAGAAAGGCAAGGCCGATAGCAAGGAAAGTTCCTATGCCAAATGTAGGGAGTATACCTAAGGCTATGCCAATGGCCATGCCGAGGGCTATTTTTTCAGGGGTATCGTCTATATCAATTATCTGGTGATAAAACTTCCTGAGTTTCTCCTTTATCTTTGAAGGGATCATCCCGCCTCTTTTTTAAGTTTCTTAAGAAATGGCTCAAGAAGGTCAATAGGCACAGGAAATATTATTGTTGAGTTTTTCTCAGTTGCAATTTCTGCCAGGGTCCCTAAGAATCTTAATTGCATTGCCATAGGCTGGGTGGCTATGATAGCT
This portion of the Nitrospirota bacterium genome encodes:
- a CDS encoding DUF2062 domain-containing protein; this translates as MIPSKIKEKLRKFYHQIIDIDDTPEKIALGMAIGIALGILPTFGIGTFLAIGLAFLLRANRLSAILGTFIMNPWVAPFFWMLSYAIGGLFLGKGWSNIQAEWELYKNNAKSLGELIGKDILLPYIIGNVILTVILAITGYIITLKLVRIYRETKKRYPVQRKN